The following DNA comes from Cellulophaga sp. HaHa_2_95.
GAGACCATACAAAGTGCCATTGTTTTTCCTGCAGATTGGAACTCCCAAATGGAACAATTGAGCACTGGTGAGGTTCAAATTTTTAGAAACGGATCAAAAGAAAATGTCAATAAAAGAGTTACTAAATTAATTGAAACGTACAACACAACCTTAAAAGAAGAACGTATTGCCATTCTAAATATTCCTACACAAAAGATGACCCCTTTTACAGAGAATTATGTTGAGGTAGGAGAACAGAAGGAAGTTATAGGAAAAAGAATAGGAGGCTTTATCCCTTACCTTTTTATCCTAACCATGTGGGGTGGTTGTTTACTTGCGGCTGTAGATTTAGTAACAGGAGAAAAAGAACGAAAAACTATTGAAACCACCTTATCCCTACCTATTTCAAAATTCAAAGTACTCTTAGGAAAAGCTATTGTAGCCTCTCTTCTTGGTTTTATCCCTGCACTATTAAACTTAATAGGACTTATTGTTGGACTGAAACTTTTTGACGGAATTCCAGATTCTTTTAAATCGGTAATTAGTGAAATGCTAAACTTTCAGTCCATTACATTAATATTATTACTACTAATTCCTTTTGCTTTGTTTTTATCAGGATTTATTATTGCATTAGTTGCTGGCGCTACCTCATTTAAAGAGGCACAAAGTAAAGCATCACCAATTATCATGTTGATAATTATTCCGTTGGTTATGGCTATGATGCCAGGTATAGAATTAAATTGGACTACCGTATTAATTCCGGTATTAAATATTGGGTTAGGCGTCAAAGAAATCATGGCTGGAACTATTGACATGGTGCAATATTCCGTGATATTAATTTCACTTATTGCTTTTGCAATAGGAGCTGTTTATTTCAGCTATAAAAAATTCTCTGACG
Coding sequences within:
- a CDS encoding ABC transporter permease, yielding MNDLFIIIKKELTELLRDKKTIINSIVLPTVLVPILIFGAMKVTEMIEKQQQEKTVKIGLVNAPAEFSALIATDTLNKVTTYEKVEDFKTLIADETIQSAIVFPADWNSQMEQLSTGEVQIFRNGSKENVNKRVTKLIETYNTTLKEERIAILNIPTQKMTPFTENYVEVGEQKEVIGKRIGGFIPYLFILTMWGGCLLAAVDLVTGEKERKTIETTLSLPISKFKVLLGKAIVASLLGFIPALLNLIGLIVGLKLFDGIPDSFKSVISEMLNFQSITLILLLLIPFALFLSGFIIALVAGATSFKEAQSKASPIIMLIIIPLVMAMMPGIELNWTTVLIPVLNIGLGVKEIMAGTIDMVQYSVILISLIAFAIGAVYFSYKKFSDENAILK